One region of Caldanaerobius fijiensis DSM 17918 genomic DNA includes:
- a CDS encoding prenyltransferase: MNKSKFHRLWNGFWQLADPKIWIASTIPMIVAGAYAYGRTGKFNFFWFGLSLIGIYLIEIGKNALNEIVDYESGVDRFIKPENRTPFSGGKKTIVQGKLTIKEVKIIALFTMLAACGIGLAIVLFCEPSVLWIGISGVLISAFYSIPPFKLSYNGLGEIAVGVTYGPLITSGMYLVLTHQIDIYVLLVSLPIGFLVTNILWINQFPDYEADAQGHKYNWLVRIGKKKGVKVYIALYIASYISFILLSIVDKNPLWLLGFITLPLVIQSIHIAEKYYNDIPRLIKANAKTIQVYQITGLIMAIISLLM; encoded by the coding sequence TTGAATAAATCAAAATTTCACAGATTGTGGAATGGATTCTGGCAGTTGGCTGATCCTAAAATATGGATAGCATCTACAATTCCTATGATAGTTGCCGGAGCATATGCCTACGGACGAACCGGTAAATTTAACTTTTTTTGGTTTGGCCTATCTTTAATAGGCATATACCTTATTGAAATTGGGAAAAATGCCCTCAATGAAATTGTCGACTATGAATCAGGAGTAGACCGTTTTATAAAACCCGAAAACAGAACTCCTTTCAGTGGGGGCAAAAAAACTATTGTCCAGGGTAAATTGACCATAAAGGAAGTTAAAATTATCGCCCTTTTTACCATGCTCGCGGCATGTGGCATAGGATTGGCTATTGTGCTCTTTTGCGAACCCTCTGTATTATGGATAGGCATTTCAGGTGTTTTAATATCGGCTTTTTACAGCATACCACCCTTTAAGCTGAGCTATAACGGTCTTGGTGAAATAGCCGTAGGGGTAACTTACGGGCCTTTAATCACATCGGGTATGTACCTGGTTCTGACTCACCAAATTGACATATATGTACTGTTAGTATCTTTACCAATAGGCTTTTTAGTAACAAACATACTCTGGATAAATCAGTTCCCCGATTATGAAGCAGACGCTCAAGGTCATAAGTACAACTGGCTGGTGCGTATAGGTAAGAAAAAAGGTGTAAAGGTTTATATAGCATTGTACATTGCCTCATACATATCGTTCATATTACTGAGCATCGTAGACAAAAATCCTCTATGGCTATTGGGTTTTATAACACTGCCACTGGTTATACAATCCATACATATAGCCGAAAAATATTACAATGACATACCACGACTTATAAAAGCCAACGCCAAAACCATACAGGTATATCAGATAACAGGGCTTATAATGGCAATAATTTCGTTGTTGATGTAA
- a CDS encoding FMN-binding protein gives MKKIVAIALAGMLTTAVLTGCSSKSASSGTYKDGTYKAEQSTFDSHGWKGQIEITVKDGKITNVIYNEVNKDGVLKRNDQQYAEKMKAKNNITPKEVDEKLQQELIDKQDPAKVDTVTGATESSKTFKELATEALKNAK, from the coding sequence ATGAAAAAAATTGTGGCCATAGCTTTGGCAGGAATGTTAACTACTGCCGTTCTTACTGGTTGCTCTTCCAAAAGTGCTAGTAGCGGGACCTATAAAGATGGTACTTATAAAGCAGAACAATCTACCTTTGACAGCCACGGCTGGAAAGGGCAGATAGAAATCACTGTAAAAGATGGCAAAATAACTAATGTAATCTATAATGAAGTGAATAAAGATGGAGTACTTAAAAGAAACGATCAGCAATACGCTGAAAAAATGAAAGCGAAAAACAACATCACTCCTAAAGAAGTAGACGAAAAATTGCAACAAGAACTTATAGATAAACAGGATCCAGCTAAAGTAGATACGGTTACAGGGGCTACTGAATCATCCAAGACTTTTAAAGAATTAGCTACAGAAGCTTTAAAGAACGCAAAATAA